The following proteins are encoded in a genomic region of Fibrobacter sp. UWR4:
- a CDS encoding TIGR02147 family protein, translated as MKPIIEYKDYRQFIREYYEEHKQKSAFTWRDFAAQAGFGSPVYLKLVCDGKKSLSALAVEKVINAMHLAGYEQQFFRALVAFDHAKNDADRKKAIDTMQEVANQNNVKIMGAEEFAFFDSWKNPVIRELAPVMTGAKPLDMAHACKQKITAAEVTETLQFLVKAGLLKIDENGNYIQTDKVLSSGVADFVPLAVRNMHRQMGTFALDALENIPLEERQFTGLTLGISEGSYDKILKELAECRHRIMSIVAEDKQIDRVYRVNMQVFPLTEKIK; from the coding sequence ATGAAACCGATTATCGAATATAAAGACTATCGTCAGTTCATTCGGGAATACTACGAAGAACACAAGCAGAAATCAGCCTTTACCTGGCGCGATTTCGCCGCCCAGGCGGGCTTTGGTTCTCCTGTTTACTTGAAGTTGGTTTGTGATGGCAAAAAGAGTCTAAGCGCGTTAGCCGTAGAAAAGGTTATTAACGCCATGCACCTGGCAGGCTATGAACAGCAGTTCTTTAGAGCACTGGTCGCATTTGACCATGCAAAAAACGATGCCGACCGCAAAAAAGCCATCGACACCATGCAGGAAGTGGCCAACCAGAACAATGTTAAAATCATGGGTGCCGAGGAGTTCGCCTTTTTCGATTCCTGGAAAAATCCCGTGATCCGCGAGCTGGCGCCTGTCATGACCGGCGCAAAACCTTTGGACATGGCCCACGCCTGCAAGCAAAAGATTACTGCAGCCGAAGTTACGGAAACCCTGCAGTTCCTGGTGAAGGCAGGCCTGCTTAAAATAGACGAAAACGGAAACTACATCCAGACGGACAAAGTCCTCAGTTCCGGAGTCGCTGATTTTGTACCTCTGGCAGTGCGTAACATGCACCGTCAAATGGGAACTTTCGCGCTGGACGCCTTGGAAAACATCCCTCTGGAGGAACGTCAATTTACGGGACTCACCCTGGGGATTTCCGAAGGTTCCTACGACAAAATCCTTAAGGAACTGGCAGAATGCCGCCACCGCATTATGTCAATCGTCGCAGAGGACAAGCAAATTGATCGCGTCTACCGCGTCAACATGCAAGTGTTCCCCCTGACAGAAAAAATCAAGTAG